The DNA segment GTTTGATTGAAAAGATTGTCTATCTCAACCGCGTTGCGAAAGTTGTAAAGGGCGGTCGCCGTTTCAGCTTCTCCGCATTGGTTGTAGTTGGCGACGGTCAGGGCAATGTAGGTTTCGGCCTCGGTAAAGCACAGGAAGTTCCTGAAGCTTTGCGTAAAGCCTCTGAGCGTGCAAAAAGAGACATGGTTCAGATCTCATTGGTTGACGGTACCTTGCCTTATGAGGTATTAGGTCGATTTGGCGCTGGTCGTGTACTTTTGAAGCCTGCTTCAAAAGGTACTGGTATCATCGCTGGTGGCCCGGTACGTGCGATCATGGAAGCTGTTGGTGTAACTGATATTCTTGCAAAAGCTATCGGTACCAACAACCCACATAACGTACTCCGTGCAACCATGGCTGGTCTGACATCCCTGCGCAGTGCTGACTATGTTGGCTCTCTGCGCGGTAAGAAGCTCGAAGCTCCTAGGAAGTAGGTATAGCCATGATCAAGGTTAAACTTGTACGTAGCCGGATCGGCTCTCTCCCTAAACAGCGTGCTGTACTGGACGCTCTGGGCCTGAAAAAGATCCGTCAGGAAAAACAGTTTAAGGACAATGCTGCAGTGCGCGGTATGATTGCTAAAGTTTCTCATATGGTGGAGGTTACGGAGTAATGCAACTTCATGAACTTTTCCCATTTAAAGAGGAACGCAAGCAGCGTCGTCGTATCGGTCGTGGCTCCGGCTCTGGCTGGGGTAAGACTGCAGCAAAAGGTCATAAAGGTCAGAATGCTCGTGCTGGTGGCGGCGTTCGTCCAGGTTTCGAAGGTGGCCAGATGCCTCTGGCTCGTCGTCTGCCTAAGCGTGGTTTCTCCAACGCTAAGTTTAAAGCAGTATACGACGTGATCAATCTTGATCGCCTTGTTGAAGCTTTTGAGGGTCAGAACTCTATCTCCCTCGAGGACATCTACGCACGCGGTCTTGCTAAGAACGGTGCAGCTGTAAAAATTCTCGGTCGTGGCGAAATTTCTGCTGCGCTGACTATTGAAGCTCACAAGTTCACTGCTTCTGCACTTGAAAAAATCCAAAACGCCGGCGGCGAAGCCAAGGCGCTTGAAGGGTAGGTAAAACGTGGCGCTCAGTGGTGTTGATAATCTGGCGAAACAGCCAGAACTGAAAAAGAAATTGTTGTGGACCTTCTTCTTACTCGCTGTATACCGTATCGGTATTCATGTACCTGTTCCAGGTGTTGACACAGCAGCGTTGTCTGATTTCTTTGCCAGCGTTCAAAACACCCTGTTCGGCCTGTTTGACATGTTTTCCGGGGGCGGACTTCGTAATCTGTCGATTTTCGCCCTCGGCATCATGCCCTATATTTCTGCCTCTATTATCGTGCAGCTTATGCAGGTAGTTTCACCTGATCTTAAGCGTATGGCGAAAGAGGAGGGGGCTTCTGGTCGTCAGAAGATTACCCAGTACACCCGTTATGGTACAGTTTTGATTACCATTATTCAGGGCTTGGGTATCGCATTTGGTCTGGAAAGTATGACCAGTCCAATTGGCGCACCAGTTGTACTTACAGCCGGATGGGCTTTCCGACTCACCACTATCATCACGCTTACTGCAGGTACCGTTTTGATTATGTGGATCGGCGAGCAAATTACCGAAAAAGGTGTTGGGAATGGTATTTCCTTAATCATCTTCGCCGGTATTATTGCTGGTCTTCCGGGTGCCCTGCTTAGATCCTTCAACCTCGTTGGTGCGGGTGAACTCAGCATTTTTGTTGGTATTATCATCCTTGCCATCATGGCTGCCGTTTTGGCATTCATCGTCTTTATGGAGCGTGGTCAGCGCCGTATCCCTATTCATTATGCTAAGCGTCAGATGGGTAGAAAAATGGTCGGCGGTCAGACAACTCACCTTCCACTGCGAATTAACACCGCTGGTGTTATTCCTCCAATCTTCGCATCCTCATTGCTTATGTTCCCGGCTACAATCGGTACATTTGCACCGGATGTAGAGTGGATTCAGCAGTTCTCAGCATGGTTCGCTCCGCAGACAATTATATATAACATCATTTTCGTAGCTCTCATTGTATTCTTCTGTTTCTTCTATACTGCAATTGTTTTTGATCCAAAAGACATTGCTGAAAACTTGAAGAACTCCGGTGGCTTTATTCCTGGCATCCGTCCGGGTATAAAAACCAAAGAGTACATTGATAAGGTTCTTTCCAGAATTACACTCTGGGGTGCCTTCTACATCGCGGCAATCTGTGTACTTCCTATGCTTCTCATTGCAAAACTCAATGTTCCGTTCTATTTTGGTGGAACAAGTCTTTTGATTATCGTTGGGGTAGCTATGGACTTTATGTCACAGGTTGAGTCTCACATGATCTCTCGCCAGTATGAAGGGCTTATGAGTAAGTCCAAAAAAGGTAGAAAGTAGAAGTGAAAAAATACCGCGGTGTTTTTTTAAAAAATGAGAAAGAAATTGGCCTCCTTCGGGAGGCCAATCGAATTGGTGCTATCATTCTTGACGTCCTGGGTGAACATGTTCGCCCAGGCGTTAAGACTATCTTTTTCCATGAGCTGACAATGAATTTGTGTAAACAGTTCAATGTCAAACCAGCATTCCTTGGTCTCTATGGATTCCCGTATTCTTTATGCTGCTCAATTAACGAAGAAATCGTTCATGGTTTTCCTTCTGATCGCGAGTTGAAAGAGGGCGATATAGTTTCCTTTGATGTTGGTGTCTGCTATGAAGGTTTTTATGGTGACAACGCCAGGACTTTTGCGGTAGGAGCTGTATCGGAAAATGCTCAAAAGCTTATCGATGTAACTCGTGAGTCTCTCATGTTGGGCATCGAGCAAGCTCGTCCTGGAAATAATCTTAATGATGTTTCCAGAGCTATTCAGGAACATGCTGAATCCCATGGTTTCGGTATTGTCCGTCGTTTCGTTGGGCACGGCATTGGTCGTAAGCTTCATGAAAAGCCGGAAGTTCCTAACTTTGTTCCGCAGGGCTCTGCGGGGCTCCCTTTGAAAGCTGGAATGGTTATTGCCATTGAACCTATGGTAACAGAAGGTTCATATGACGTTGATATTCTTGACGACAAATGGACTGCAGTTACTAAAGATAGAAAGCTTTCTGCTCATTTTGAGCATTCTATTGCTATTACATCAGACGGCCCAGTTATTTTGAGTTTGTCTGATTAATTGAGTCAATACTTGTTATTTGTGTTGACTACTTGTGGAACTTGGTGTTACTGACCTCAGTTCTGGGCTTGTTCAAGCTCAGTTTTTGTTGTGTCAGAAGATCCAGACTATGGAGTCAAAGATGAAAGTCAGGCCTTCAGTTAAGAAAATGTGCTCTAAGTGCAAGGTTATCCGGCGCAAGGGCATCCTGAGAGTCATTTGCGAAAATCCCCGACATAAACAGCGTCAGGGCTAAGCATACCAGGAGTAAATTGTGGCTCGAATTGCAGGTGTAGATCTCCCAAGAGGTAAGCGTGCAGATATCGCTCTTACCTACATCTTCGGCATCGGTCGTCATACCGCTCTCCAGATCCTCGACACCGTTGGTGTTGACTGGACACGTAATATTGATGACGTGACTGCAGAAGAAGTTAACGAGATCCGTAAAGTTATTGAGCAGGACTACAAGGTAGAGGGTGACCTCCGCCGTGAAGTTTCTTCCAACATTAAGCGTCTTATGGACTCCGGTTGTTACCGTGGTCTTCGTCACCGTCGCGGTCTTCCTGTGAACGGTCAGCGCACTAAGACCAACTCACGTACCCGTAAAGGTCCACGTCGAGCTGTTGTTGGTAAGAAGAAGAAGTAAGTCCATCCTCATGTAGGATCAGGCGTGGAATCTCTCCCGAGCTAAGGGTGCTTTCAGATGATGCAACTCCTTAGACCCGGCGTATCACGGCTTAGTCATACTAAGCTCGTATGAGGTTCCCAACCCCATCTATCAATTAATCTAGTTGAGAGAGTATAGTTATGGCTAGACCCAAGCGTACGGGCAAGAAAAAAGAAAGAAAGAATATTCCCGTAGGGATCGCCCATATCCAGGCTACCTTCAACAATACCATTATTACCTTTACCGACACCCGTGGTAACGCAGTAAGTTGGGCATCCGCAGGCCAGTCTGGCTTTAAAGGTTCCCGTAAGTCTACTCCGTTTGCTGCTCAGGTTGCAGCTGATACTGCAGCTAAAAAAGCACAGGAAAACGGAATGCGTACTGTCGGTATCTACGTCAAAGGTCCAGGTACCGGTCGCGAAGCCGCCATGCGTGCTATCAACGCTGCTGGATTCAAGGTTGCGTTCATTCGTGACGTAACCCCGATCCCTCACAATGGCTGCCGTCCACCTAAGAGACGTCGCGTCTAATACAAGAGGAGATTGTTTTGGCTAAATATAATGGTGCTAAGTGTCGTATTTGTCGACGCGAAGGTTCAAAGTTATTCCTGAAAGGCGATCGCTGTTACACTGATAAATGCGCATTTGACCGTCGTCCATACGCACCTGGACAGGCTGGTCGTGCTCGTAAAAAAGTAAGCGATTACGCAGTAATGCTGCGCGAAAAGCAGAAAGTTCGTCGTATGTACGGCATTCTCGAAAAGCAGTTCCGCAGCTACTTTAAAAAGGCTGACATGCAGAAAGGCGTTACTGGTGAAAACCTCCTCGCTCTTCTCGAACGTCGTCTTGACAACGTGGTTTACCGTCTCGGTTATGCTAACTCCCGTCAGCAGGCTCGTCAGATGGTTCGTCACGGCGTATTTACACTCAACAACCGTCAGGCAAACATTCCTTCTATGCAGGTGAAAGTTGGTGACGAAATCGTTGTTGTAGAAAAACATCGTAAAGATCCAGTTCTGGCGGAAGCTCAGGAAGTTATCGCTCGTCGCGGTTGTCCAAATTGGCTGGAAGTTGACGCCCCTAACTTCAAGGGTTCCGTTAAGGCTCTGCCTCAGCGCGAAGACATTCAGTTCCCAATTCAAGAACAGCTGATTGTCGAGCTCTACTCCAAATAAGCGGGTTTAAAGCATGCTCATCAAACAAGGCGACAGAACTATTAATACTCGCAACTGGTCTGAGTTGGTTAAACCGGACACCATTGCGCGTATCGGCGAAGGCAACACTCAGTACGGCAAGTTTGTATGCGAGCCTCTCGAACGTGGGTACGGTAACACTATCGGTAACTCATTGCGTCGAGTGTTACTTGCATCCCTTCAGGGCGCTGCCGCTGTTGCAGTAAAAATGTCTGGCGTACATCATGAGTTCACCACCATTGAAGGTGTACTTGAAGATGTTACTGACATTGTACTGAACCTTAAGTCAGTACGTTTTGCTATGGACACTGAAGAGCCTCAGCGTATTGAGTTCACAGTGAACAAGCAGGGCGCTGTAACCGCCGAAGCCATTCAGGGCAACCAGCACGTAATGGTTCTCAATCCGGAACAGCCATTGTTTACTCTGACCGAGGACAAAGAAGTTACCTTTGAACTCGAAATCAGAATGGGTAAGGGCTACGTGCCAGCTGACATGCACGAAGGACTTAGCGATGAGATTGGTCTTATCAAACTTGACGCAAGTTTTTCTCCAGTTCGCAAGGTTGCCTACACTGTTGAGCAGGCCCGTGTCGGCCAGATGACCAACTATGACAAGCTCATCCTCGAGGTTTGGACTGATGGTTCAGTTTCCCCTGAGGATGCCATTGCCTACAGTGCAAAGATCATTAAAGAACAGATCTCTGTTTTCATTAACTTCGACGAACGTATCTCTGAAGAAGAAAACGAACAGGCTGCTGCTGATAGCGGTCTGAACGAAAACCTCTTCAAAGGCATCGACGAGCTCGAACTTTCCGTTCGTGCTACTAACTGCCTGAAGAGTGCAAACGTTGCATTAGTTGGTGAACTTGTTCAGCGCACTGAATCTGAAATGCTTAAAACCAAAAACTTTGGCCGTAAGTCACTCGATGAAATCCGTCGTGTACTTGGCGAAATGGGTTTGGATTTCGGCATGCAAGTTGAAGGCTTTGAGAAGAAATACCAGGATTGGTTGAAGAGGAAGCAGCAAAATGAGGCATAGCAAATCTGGAAAGAAATTCAGCAGAACTCCTGCACATCGCAAGGCTATGTTCCGTAACATGGCGAAGTCTCTGCTGACTCATTACTCTCTTCGTACCACCGTGGTTAAAGCTAAAAGCCTGCGTGGCGTTGTTGAGCCCCTGATTACTCTTGCTAAACGCAATGATCTTCATGCTCGCCGTCAGGCTTACAAAGTTCTTGGTTCTCACCAGCTCGTTAAGGCTCTGTTCGATGAAATCGGACCGCTTTTCGAAGGTGTACCAGGCGGCTACACACGCGTTATTAAGCTCTCTACTCCACGTAAAGGCGATAACGCACCTATGGCTGTTATTGAACTTATCCGCAAGCCCGGTGTAGAAGAATCTGAGTCCGCAGCTCCTATGAGCAAGGAACAGAAAGACGAAGCAGTTAAACAGGCTGTAGAAGCTGCAACCGCAGCTGAATAATCTGTTATACTGAATCGCACTATGCATATCAAAGGCCGTTGTTTTACAACGGCCTTTTTTTATGTCTGTTGCAGTATTTTGTTTTTCGATGTATTCAATAGATATGATTGATTACAGAAAGTTAGAAGCGTTTTGTAAGGTTTATGAGTTGCAGAGTTTTTCCCGCGCAGGGAAAGACCTTTTTTTATCGCAACCGACTATAAGTGCTCATGTTTCAGCTCTTGAGTCTGAGTTAAACGTCCCGCTTTTGGATAGGATGGGGCGAACCGTTCTGCCTACAGAAGCGGGTACAATTCTGTATAAATATGCCAAGAAAGCTTTCTCGGCTCTTGATGCTGCCCGCGCTGAAATTGCACAGCTGCATGACGAGATTGCCGGTGAAATTATTATTGGTGGCAGTACAATACCTGCTCATTATCTATTACCACGAGTGATGGCTAAGTACATGTTGAAAAATACCAACGTGGACGTTTCGCTTAAAGTTGCAGATTCTGAGGCAGTTATTCAAATGCTGTCACAAGGTGAGCTTTCTGTCGGAGTGGTAGGTGCTTTTGAGAATGACCCTGAACTGACTTTCATCCCTATTGTTGATGATGAGTTGGTTGTTATCGCTTCACCTTCTTATGCTTCGATAAAAGAACCATTGTCTGCAGAAACATTGGCAGAGCATAGTTGGGTGATGCGTGAGCGTGGCTCAGGTACGAGAAAAACCTTTGCGAATGCTCTTGCCGAGCATAATGTTGATATCCGTTCACTTCCTTCTGTGGTTCAGGTTGAATCAACCAATGCGGTTATTCAATTTGTTAAGGCGGGAATGGGGTTATCTATTACTTCCAAGCTTGCAGTTTCGGCAGAGGTTGAGCGAGGAGATTTGGTAATTCTTCCCGTTTCAAACATGAAGCTTAAGCGTCAATTTTTCTGCGTTTATCACAATCGTCGTCATTATTTCCCTGCTATCCATAGCTTTATTCAATTTTTAAAGGATGAAACACGCTCTATGCGAGTTGATTCAGGTGCTGTGCATGACTAAGCCTACTGTTAAAATGGTAGATACTGTTAAAGCTGCTGGTTGAGCAGCGAAAATTTCTCCAGGGGACCTGGAGGAGATTTTACAGTCCCTGCCGCATGCTAGAGAGAATGAACAGGGTAGGGTGCTCACCGGTACAAGTAACAATGAGGATGCAGCAATACTGTCTTTTCCGGCAGGAAAGGCAATTGTGC comes from the Halodesulfovibrio marinisediminis DSM 17456 genome and includes:
- the rplQ gene encoding 50S ribosomal protein L17; the encoded protein is MRHSKSGKKFSRTPAHRKAMFRNMAKSLLTHYSLRTTVVKAKSLRGVVEPLITLAKRNDLHARRQAYKVLGSHQLVKALFDEIGPLFEGVPGGYTRVIKLSTPRKGDNAPMAVIELIRKPGVEESESAAPMSKEQKDEAVKQAVEAATAAE
- the rplO gene encoding 50S ribosomal protein L15; translated protein: MQLHELFPFKEERKQRRRIGRGSGSGWGKTAAKGHKGQNARAGGGVRPGFEGGQMPLARRLPKRGFSNAKFKAVYDVINLDRLVEAFEGQNSISLEDIYARGLAKNGAAVKILGRGEISAALTIEAHKFTASALEKIQNAGGEAKALEG
- the secY gene encoding preprotein translocase subunit SecY yields the protein MALSGVDNLAKQPELKKKLLWTFFLLAVYRIGIHVPVPGVDTAALSDFFASVQNTLFGLFDMFSGGGLRNLSIFALGIMPYISASIIVQLMQVVSPDLKRMAKEEGASGRQKITQYTRYGTVLITIIQGLGIAFGLESMTSPIGAPVVLTAGWAFRLTTIITLTAGTVLIMWIGEQITEKGVGNGISLIIFAGIIAGLPGALLRSFNLVGAGELSIFVGIIILAIMAAVLAFIVFMERGQRRIPIHYAKRQMGRKMVGGQTTHLPLRINTAGVIPPIFASSLLMFPATIGTFAPDVEWIQQFSAWFAPQTIIYNIIFVALIVFFCFFYTAIVFDPKDIAENLKNSGGFIPGIRPGIKTKEYIDKVLSRITLWGAFYIAAICVLPMLLIAKLNVPFYFGGTSLLIIVGVAMDFMSQVESHMISRQYEGLMSKSKKGRK
- a CDS encoding selenium metabolism-associated LysR family transcriptional regulator, coding for MSVAVFCFSMYSIDMIDYRKLEAFCKVYELQSFSRAGKDLFLSQPTISAHVSALESELNVPLLDRMGRTVLPTEAGTILYKYAKKAFSALDAARAEIAQLHDEIAGEIIIGGSTIPAHYLLPRVMAKYMLKNTNVDVSLKVADSEAVIQMLSQGELSVGVVGAFENDPELTFIPIVDDELVVIASPSYASIKEPLSAETLAEHSWVMRERGSGTRKTFANALAEHNVDIRSLPSVVQVESTNAVIQFVKAGMGLSITSKLAVSAEVERGDLVILPVSNMKLKRQFFCVYHNRRHYFPAIHSFIQFLKDETRSMRVDSGAVHD
- the rpmD gene encoding 50S ribosomal protein L30 yields the protein MIKVKLVRSRIGSLPKQRAVLDALGLKKIRQEKQFKDNAAVRGMIAKVSHMVEVTE
- the map gene encoding type I methionyl aminopeptidase: MKKYRGVFLKNEKEIGLLREANRIGAIILDVLGEHVRPGVKTIFFHELTMNLCKQFNVKPAFLGLYGFPYSLCCSINEEIVHGFPSDRELKEGDIVSFDVGVCYEGFYGDNARTFAVGAVSENAQKLIDVTRESLMLGIEQARPGNNLNDVSRAIQEHAESHGFGIVRRFVGHGIGRKLHEKPEVPNFVPQGSAGLPLKAGMVIAIEPMVTEGSYDVDILDDKWTAVTKDRKLSAHFEHSIAITSDGPVILSLSD
- a CDS encoding DNA-directed RNA polymerase subunit alpha; this translates as MLIKQGDRTINTRNWSELVKPDTIARIGEGNTQYGKFVCEPLERGYGNTIGNSLRRVLLASLQGAAAVAVKMSGVHHEFTTIEGVLEDVTDIVLNLKSVRFAMDTEEPQRIEFTVNKQGAVTAEAIQGNQHVMVLNPEQPLFTLTEDKEVTFELEIRMGKGYVPADMHEGLSDEIGLIKLDASFSPVRKVAYTVEQARVGQMTNYDKLILEVWTDGSVSPEDAIAYSAKIIKEQISVFINFDERISEEENEQAAADSGLNENLFKGIDELELSVRATNCLKSANVALVGELVQRTESEMLKTKNFGRKSLDEIRRVLGEMGLDFGMQVEGFEKKYQDWLKRKQQNEA
- the rpsD gene encoding 30S ribosomal protein S4; this encodes MAKYNGAKCRICRREGSKLFLKGDRCYTDKCAFDRRPYAPGQAGRARKKVSDYAVMLREKQKVRRMYGILEKQFRSYFKKADMQKGVTGENLLALLERRLDNVVYRLGYANSRQQARQMVRHGVFTLNNRQANIPSMQVKVGDEIVVVEKHRKDPVLAEAQEVIARRGCPNWLEVDAPNFKGSVKALPQREDIQFPIQEQLIVELYSK
- the rpmJ gene encoding 50S ribosomal protein L36, translating into MKVRPSVKKMCSKCKVIRRKGILRVICENPRHKQRQG
- the rpsM gene encoding 30S ribosomal protein S13 yields the protein MARIAGVDLPRGKRADIALTYIFGIGRHTALQILDTVGVDWTRNIDDVTAEEVNEIRKVIEQDYKVEGDLRREVSSNIKRLMDSGCYRGLRHRRGLPVNGQRTKTNSRTRKGPRRAVVGKKKK
- the rpsK gene encoding 30S ribosomal protein S11; this translates as MARPKRTGKKKERKNIPVGIAHIQATFNNTIITFTDTRGNAVSWASAGQSGFKGSRKSTPFAAQVAADTAAKKAQENGMRTVGIYVKGPGTGREAAMRAINAAGFKVAFIRDVTPIPHNGCRPPKRRRV
- the rpsE gene encoding 30S ribosomal protein S5, whose product is MEQNELGLIEKIVYLNRVAKVVKGGRRFSFSALVVVGDGQGNVGFGLGKAQEVPEALRKASERAKRDMVQISLVDGTLPYEVLGRFGAGRVLLKPASKGTGIIAGGPVRAIMEAVGVTDILAKAIGTNNPHNVLRATMAGLTSLRSADYVGSLRGKKLEAPRK